Proteins encoded by one window of Chanos chanos chromosome 7, fChaCha1.1, whole genome shotgun sequence:
- the creb1a gene encoding cyclic AMP-responsive element-binding protein 1a: MTMEAGADVQQGGDTAVSETDAQQIAPLAQVTIAAGQATGSGPTVTLVQLPNGQTVQVHGVIQAAQPSVIQSPQVQTVQISTIAESEDSQESVDSVTDSQKRREILSRRPSYRKILNDLSSDAPAVPRIEEEKSEEDSAPAITTVTVPTPIYQTSSGQYIAITQGGAIQLANNGTDGVQGLQTLTMTNAAGAQPGTTILQYAQTSDGQQILVPSNQVVVQAASGDVQAYQIRTAPSSAIPSGVVVASSPALPSQGGAEEATRKREVRLMKNREAARECRRKKKEYVKCLENRVAVLENQNKTLIEELKALKDLYCHKSE; this comes from the exons ATGACCATGGAGGCAGGTGCAGATGTCCAGCAGGGCGGCGACACGGCTGTCTCAGAGACAGACGCTCAGCAGATTGCCCCCTTAGCGCAG GTGACCATAGCAGCCGGGCAGGCCACGGGCAGCGGGCCCACGGTTACGTTAGTGCAGTTGCCCAATGGACAAACGGTGCAGGTGCATGGGGTCATCCAGGCAGCCCAGCCCTCGGTCATCCAGTCCCCACAAGTACAGACAGTCCAG aTCTCCACCATTGCTGAGAGCGAGGACTCTCAGGAGTCAGTGGACAGCGTCACCGACTcccagaaaaggagagagatccTGTCCCGACGTCCCTCCTACAG GAAGATTCTTAATGACCTGTCGTCAGATGCACCAGCAGTCCCTCGGATAGAGGAGGAGAAATCGGAGGAAGATTCTGCCCCAGCCATAACCACAGTTACTGTACCAACCCCCATCTATCAAACAAGCAGTGGCCAATACA TTGCCATTACTCAGGGCGGTGCGATTCAGTTAGCCAATAACGGCACAGATGGGGTTCAGGGTTTACAGACGCTGACAATGACCAACGCAGCGGGCGCTCAGCCCGGCACCACAATACTGCAGTACGCCCAAACCAGCGACGGCCAGCAGATACTGGTGCCCAGCAACCAGGTGGTCGTACAAG CTGCCTCGGGGGACGTGCAGGCCTACCAGATCCGTACGGCCCCTAGCAGCGCCATCCCCTCCGGGGTGGTGGTGGCCTCGTCCCCTGCCCTGCCCAGTCAGGGGGGGGCCGAGGAGGCCACGCGTAAGAGGGAAGTCCGCCTGATGAAAAACAG GGAGGCAGCGCGGGAATGTCGCAGGAAGAAGAAGGAGTACGTGAAGTGTCTGGAAAACCGCGTCGCCGTGCTGGAGAACCAGAACAAAACCCTTATCGAAGAGTTAAAAGCGCTCAAGGACCTCTACTGTCATAAATcggagtga
- the chmp2bb gene encoding charged multivesicular body protein 2b, with product MASLFKKKTVDDVIREQNKELRGTQRQIARDRNALEKQEKQLEMEIKKMAKAGNRDACKILAKQLVQLRKQKNRTYAVSSKVTSMSTQTKLMNSQMKMAGAMAKTTKTMQAVNKKMDPQKTMQTLQNFQKETAKMDMTEEMMNDTLDEIFDDSGDEEESQDIVNQVLDEIGIEISGKMASAPSASRKNPVATTSKADGISDEEIERQLKALGVD from the exons ATGGCTTCTTTATTCAAGAAGAAAACGGTAGATG ATGTCATCAGGGAACAGAACAAAGAGCTGAGGGGAACGCAGAGACAAATCGCCAGAGATAGAAACGCTttagagaaacaagagaaacaatTG gaaatggAGATAAAGAAGATGGCCAAAGCAGGGAATAGAGATGCCTGTAAAATTTTGGCCAAGCAGCTTGTACAACTTAGGAAACAGAAGAACCGCACTTACGCTGTTAGCTCAAAGGTCACGTCAATGTCCACACAAACCAAGCTCATGAACTCTCAGATGAAGATGGCAGGGGCCATGGCTAAAACCACCAAG ACGATGCAGGCCGTCAATAAAAAGATGGATCCGCAGAAGACAATGCAGACGTTGCAGAACTTCCAAAAGGAGACGGCCAAGATGGACATGACAGAGGAAATGA TGAACGACACGTTGGATGAGATCTTTGATGACTCTGGGGACGAGGAGGAATCTCAGGACATTGTGAACCAGGTGCTGGATGAGATCGGCATCGAAATCTCGGGAAAG ATGGCAAGTGCCCCCTCCGCCAGCAGAAAGAACCCGGTCGCCACTACCTCCAAAGCAGATGGGATCTCCGACGAAGAGATTGAGAGACAACTCAAAGCGCTCGGAGTGgactaa